Proteins co-encoded in one Zerene cesonia ecotype Mississippi chromosome 3, Zerene_cesonia_1.1, whole genome shotgun sequence genomic window:
- the LOC119839506 gene encoding trypsin-1-like, which translates to MRFLILLLCVIGAWSHTLEEKAPDGNKEKGLIEWINNWLGSTTHSPVLPPVQPSNDPPEDCPACQCGIARTRRRIIGGSETKTLELPWMVALMYGGRFYCGGSLISDLYVLTAAHCTSGFRKERMTIRLLEHDRSMANETRTVDRNVSRIIRHKMYNPNTYDNDIAILKMDQRIDLSNALKKRAGVEEGSDDNDFGARPVCLPAANLNYNNATGMVSGWGTTEEGGSVSNTLQEVQVPIMSNSACRSTSYGNRITDNMICAGYDEGGRDACQGDSGGPLHVLNANAAYEVVGVVSWGEGCARPGKPGVYARVNRYLTWISSNTKDACYCE; encoded by the exons ATGCGTTTCTTGATCCTTCTGTTATGTGTAATCGGCGCGTGGTCGCACACGTTGGAGGAAAAAGCTCCCGATGGTAACAAAGAGAAGGGACTGATTGAATGGATTAATAATTGGCTTGGCTCGACTACGCATTCACCGGTACTGCCACCAGTGCAACCGTCTAATGATCCTCCCGAAGACTGTCCGGCTTGTC AATGTGGTATAGCCCGAACTCGGCGGCGTATTATTGGCGGTTCCGAAACGAAGACGCTAGAGTTACCTTGGATGGTCGCTCTGATGTATGGTGGTAGATTCTACTGTGGAGGATCGCTTATATCCGATCTGTATGTGTTAACCGCAGCGCATTGTACTTCTGG TTTCCGCAAAGAAAGGATGACCATTCGTCTGCTAGAACACGACCGGTCGATGGCCAATGAAACGAGGACAGTGGACAGAAACGTGTCCCGCATCATCAGACATAAGATGTACAATCCTAACACATATGATAATGACATTGCGATTCTGAAAATGGACCAGAGG ATCGACCTCAGCAATGCTTTGAAGAAACGCGCCGGCGTAGAAGAGGGTTCAGATGATAATGACTTCGGCGCGAGACCGGTTTGCTTGCCGGCCGCtaacttaaattataacaatgcaACCGGCATGGTCTCTGGTTGGGGAACCACGGAAGAAGGCGGATCGGTTTCTAATACACTCCAGGAG gTCCAGGTACCAATAATGTCCAACTCCGCTTGCCGTTCCACGTCCTATGGCAACCGTATAACGGACAACATGATCTGTGCGGGCTATGACGAGGGCGGCCGTGACGCCTGCCAAGGGGACTCCGGTGGTCCGTTACACGTACTCAACGCGAACGCGGCTTATGAAGTTGTCG gTGTAGTATCCTGGGGAGAAGGTTGTGCGAGACCAGGGAAGCCAGGCGTCTATGCTAGAGTCAACAGATACTTGACTTGGATCAGCAGCAACACTAAAGATGCTTGTTATTGCGAATAA
- the LOC119839508 gene encoding HCLS1-associated protein X-1-like, with the protein MAADTFMDKIKSFFGLRVEPPKNDFRNPIWGSDDDDDGDELYSRHQNMDIYRDPLDLHQEFTRHMQDMFRSFGSMFGDMRSFFSDDHFHSFPSVTEIPENHPEGETENFDSNRIRDYYLKPGYHHRLDQPNQDMDLDGKISSNDISDLFRQKHDGHIIPSSPFNGNMVPGRSFCQTIITTSITKPDGTVETKRIVKNGNEVIEETITSTEPTQRSPNPSLDPIATTQIMLSQLSSLLRNFY; encoded by the coding sequence ATGGCTGCTGATACGTTTATGGATAAAATTAAGTCCTTTTTTGGACTGAGAGTTGAGCCTCCGAAAAATGACTTCAGGAACCCAATCTGGGGTTCTGATGACGACGACGATGGCGACGAACTCTATTCGAGACACCAAAATATGGATATTTACAGAGATCCATTGGACTTACACCAAGAATTCACAAGGCACATGCAAGATATGTTTCGATCATTTGGTAGTATGTTCGGCGACATGAGATCGTTTTTCAGTGATGATCACTTCCATTCCTTCCCATCTGTTACCGAGATACCAGAAAATCATCCAGAAGGTGAGACGGAGAATTTTGATAGCAATCGCATCAGAGATTATTACTTGAAGCCTGGCTACCATCACAGACTTGACCAGCCCAACCAGGACATGGATCTCGATGGCAAAATATCTTCCAATGATATTTCTGACTTATTTAGACAGAAACATGATGGACATATCATACCTTCATCACCCTTTAACGGTAATATGGTGCCAGGTAGGTCATTTTGTCAAACTATTATAACAACAAGCATTACTAAGCCCGACGGTACAGTGGAAACAAAGAGAATAGTCAAAAATGGCAATGAGGTTATTGAGGAAACTATAACATCAACAGAACCTACTCAAAGAAGTCCTAACCCAAGTCTTGATCCCATTGCAACTACTCAGATTATGCTGTCACAACTGTCATCACTTTTGAGGAACTTTTATTAG